The genomic DNA TGACCAGGATCAGACAGCCGAAACTCGTAGTGGAGCTCGGTTCCGGATTCGGATATTCGGCCTATTGGTTTGCCAGGGCCATAAGCATCAGCGGCAAGGTCGTCCTCATCGACAGTGCCGAGCAGAATGTCTCCTACGCACGACGGCTTTTCGAAGAGACGGGACTGACCGGCCGCACTGAGCTGCGGCATGGAGATGCCCTCCGGATAGGACCGGAATACGAAGAGATCGACATCCTGTTCATCGACATCGACAAGTACCAGTACCCGCATGCCATCGAGGCGATGCTGCCGCGACTTGCCCCCGGCTCGCTGGTAATTGCAGACAATGCCCTCTGGCACGGGCGCGTAGTCGAGCCTGATGGGGACAAGGAGAGCGAGGGGATCCGCCGCTTCAACGACTTCATGTTCAGCCGCACCGATTTCTTCACAACGCTGCTCCCCCTCAGGGATGGCGTCCTGCTCGCCTACCGGCTGAACTGAGACGGGACCGTCACGGGCCTGCAATCTCTCCTGCCTGCAGCTCCAGGTCATCGCCATTCACCCGCAATGGCTCCCCCTTCACCTGCTCGGTCCTTACGAGCCCTTCTTCGACCCATAGAAGGATGTCATGCTCGGACATCCCGAATTTGTCCACCGCCTCCGAAACCGTGTACCAAGTCTTCACGAGTGACATGCGCGTTAGCCTCCTGTATCAGCATCTCCTGACCTTAATTATACCGGCAGATTCAGCTTTGTCCTCTACGGTGAAAAAGGATATGGCAAGGGAGGCTTAACAGGGAGTCACGCGAAGAACAGCCGCCTTGACTTGCGCTTGTTACGTGCGAACATGTTCAGTAACGTGACGAAGGGGGTGGAACATGAGGCTCTTTCTCATCATGCTGGCCCTGCTGGCAGC from Geobacter sp. DSM 9736 includes the following:
- a CDS encoding O-methyltransferase, with the translated sequence MITITDPRIEEYLMGLVPENDPHLLDMEKRAREMQFPIVDRLVGRLLYMLTRIRQPKLVVELGSGFGYSAYWFARAISISGKVVLIDSAEQNVSYARRLFEETGLTGRTELRHGDALRIGPEYEEIDILFIDIDKYQYPHAIEAMLPRLAPGSLVIADNALWHGRVVEPDGDKESEGIRRFNDFMFSRTDFFTTLLPLRDGVLLAYRLN
- a CDS encoding MerR family transcriptional regulator, yielding MSLVKTWYTVSEAVDKFGMSEHDILLWVEEGLVRTEQVKGEPLRVNGDDLELQAGEIAGP